Part of the Candidatus Binataceae bacterium genome, CGAAAAGATCGTATTGGGACCGGTGCTGAACTTGAGCTGGAACAGTTCAGCGCGCGGCTGCGGACGGATTTGACGATCGGCAAGTCCGGCCGCGATCAGTGCCTGCGCCTCAGATGCGAACGCGAAGCATTCTGACGTTTCCACATAGTAAAGGGGTTTGATGCCGAACGGATCGCGAGTGAGTATCAGCTTCGAGGTGGCGGGATCGTAAATCGCGATGGCGTACATGCCGCGCAGGTCGTCGACAAAGTCAAGTCCTTTGCGCCGATACAGATGCAGCGGCGACTCGCAGTCGGAGCCGGTATTGAATGGCGCATCGGGAAATCGCTTGCGGAGTTCAGGGTCGTTGTAGATCTCGCCGTTCGCGACGAGCACCGCGCCCTGCGGATCGTAAAACGGCTGATCGCCGGTCTGCAAATCGATGATCGCAAGGCGTGTATTGAGCAGGCCGACGGGACCTTCGAGATGACGCCCGTGACCGTCAGGCCCGCGATGCGCAAGCGCAGCCTGCAAGCGATCGAGCACCGCGGCCTCGGCCCGGCGCCCGTCGCGCATCATCACTCCAGCAATTCCACACACGCGGAGCAGGAGTTTCGCACGATTCCTAAAGGCACGAAAGCCGAGTCGCGGACTTATTCAAGCATATCTACGTTTTCGGATTGAACTCCCAATTTGGTCGGGAACGCAGCCTCTTGGAAAAACTACACGGTACGCAAAGCGCCGGAAAGTCCTCGCAAAATTAGGCGGAGAACAATCGGCATGGTCGATGCACTCTATCTGAGTTGTCGAAACGAGGTGAGAAAGATGAACAAACGTAAACTATTGGCTATCGCGCAAGCCATTCTGCTTTCAGTGGCAATGTTTTCCGCAACCGGCTGCTTCGTCGGCTACGGCGGCGGCGGATGGGGCTGGCATCATCACGAATGGCATGAGCATCGCTAATCGAGCCAATGCGAATCGCGATTCGCAAATCACTGGATCAACAAAGTCAACCGGCGCGGAAGACGAGAGCTTCTGCGCTGGTTGAAAGTCCGAAGTTCTGACAACAATCCATTCAATTTGTAGCGGCTGCGCAGAAGTAGATGGCAAGGATTGCGTCTGCTCTTCGTCGACATTGAGGCATCTATCTCGATAAGATCGATGAGGCGAACCATGTTGATGACGAAGCGCAAACCGGCGGCCACTGTCGGCGAAATTCTACTTGAAGAGTTCATGGGGCCGATGGGTTTGACGCAGGCCGCACTAGCTGACGCGATGGGTGTACAGCGCAAACACGTTGACGAGTTGTGCAACAACCGTCGCATGGTGACGGCGGCGACCTCTTTGATCCGGGCGCGCGTGTTTGGCAATACTCCCGACTTCTGGCTGAACGTCCAGCGCCGTACTGACTTATGGGAAGCGATGAACAGTCCGCGCGAGCGCGAGCGCATCGAGCGCGCGTAGCCGCTCGGCACGACGGCCTGACCGCGCTGCATAGCTGGCGGAGGGGGTGGGATTCGAACCCACGGGCGACTCACGCCGCCGCCGGTTTTCAAGACCGGTGCCTTCAACCACTCGGCCACCCCTCCATCTGCTTGCGTCAAATATTTATAGGAATCGAATATCGCACGCGAACGTCTATTCTGGCGAGCGTCGCAAGCGCAGCCGCGCGGGGGAGATCTCGGATGAGCGTTCGTCATGTCGCAGCAATTTCAATCGCGGGATGGTTCCTGATGACTGCCCCGATGACCAATCAAGGTGTCGATCAATCGGCGCCGCTCGCGGAGTGGAAGAGGGCGCGTCACTTCGATTCCGAACCCGACTGTGATGCGGAGCGCCGCGACGCGATCAACGCCGCACAGGACGAGGCCGAGCTTGCGCCCAACAGCGACGTCGACCAGGGCAACAAGCAGGACACGAGTGTGGCGATGGATGCGGCGGTATCGGCGCAGTGTATCGCGGACAACGATCCGCGGTTAAACGGGAAGGGTCTGGAGGACGCGGTGGGCAGCGGCATGTTCAGAAAGCTGGCGCCTGGGCTGGTTCCGCACTAAGCCGATTCTGTTGCGCCTCAGTTGACTCTCGCGAACCAAGCCAGCGCGCGCTAGTTTCGCCCGTATGCTGAAAGGCTCATGCGCTTGTGGGCGCCTTCGATACGAGATTCGAGGACAACTGCTCGGGCCGATTACGTATTGCCACTGCTGGCGATGCCGCAAGCACTCCGGTTCGAGCTTCGGTACGACCGCCGGGATGCGGGCCGGCGAGTTTGCAGTCGTGGACGGCAAGGATCTTCTGTCGACATGGGAATCGAGCCCGGGATTCCATCGGTACTTCGCGAGCTGCTGCGGCTCACCCATCTACAAGCTCAACGACGCGAGCCCCAACGTGCTGGGCCTCCGGATGGGCACCCTCGATACCGATCCCGGCCGCGCCGCCGAAGTTCACTTCATGTCGGGCTCGAAATGTCCGTGGGTGGAGCTCAAGGACGACCTTCGCCAGTAGCCGGGCGGGCCGCCATTCGGCAAATGCGATTAGAGGTCGCCGGGCGGTTTGAATTTTGGCATCGGCTTGGACAAAATTAACCGATCGTTCAATCGAACTGGAGCTGATTCGAAATGCCGCTGACCACCGATGAAATCGTTGCGCGCGTTGAGCGCGATGGCGTGTATGTGATCGAGAATTTCATCCCGCCCGAGCTGCTGGCGCGGATTCGCAACCGTGTCGATGAGCTCAATGCCGGCGAGCGCCGCGCAGGCAACGCCTTCCTCGAGTCGGAGGGAGTCAATCAGCGCGTCTTCAATCTCGTCAACAAGGGCGAGGTCTTCGAGGAGATCGTGCAACATTCCGAGGTCATGACGGTGATGAACAAGCTGCTCGGCGGCGATTTCATCCTGTCAGGATTTTCATCGAACACGACCGCGCCCGGCGGTGAGGAAATGGCGCTGCATTCGGATTCGGGATATGTCCCGCCGCCGCATCCTGAGTACCTGCTGTCGGCAAACGCAGTGTGGATGATCGACGAATTCAGCGATGAGAACGGCGGCACGCGCTACGTTCCCGGATCGCACAAGCTCAGGACGAATCCCGAGCCTGGCAAGGATTACGACACGGT contains:
- a CDS encoding HigA family addiction module antitoxin; this encodes MTKRKPAATVGEILLEEFMGPMGLTQAALADAMGVQRKHVDELCNNRRMVTAATSLIRARVFGNTPDFWLNVQRRTDLWEAMNSPRERERIERA
- a CDS encoding GFA family protein, with translation MLKGSCACGRLRYEIRGQLLGPITYCHCWRCRKHSGSSFGTTAGMRAGEFAVVDGKDLLSTWESSPGFHRYFASCCGSPIYKLNDASPNVLGLRMGTLDTDPGRAAEVHFMSGSKCPWVELKDDLRQ
- a CDS encoding phytanoyl-CoA dioxygenase family protein codes for the protein MPLTTDEIVARVERDGVYVIENFIPPELLARIRNRVDELNAGERRAGNAFLESEGVNQRVFNLVNKGEVFEEIVQHSEVMTVMNKLLGGDFILSGFSSNTTAPGGEEMALHSDSGYVPPPHPEYLLSANAVWMIDEFSDENGGTRYVPGSHKLRTNPEPGKDYDTVPIVGPAGSVAILHGYTWHKTGANVSRDSIRRALFGYYVRPFLRVQENHLVSVREEVWHRASPTLRHLLGGDLWLNSIGFVDGPPEAMRKMAFPRRAQGTKLGAFTPEPLRAK